The following is a genomic window from Petrotoga sp. 9PW.55.5.1.
AATTCCCCTCTTGAGAGGGGTGGATTCGCTGAAAGCGAAGACAGGGTGTGGATACATATAATTTGCTAAAAGCAAATTAAAGAGAGACTACCCCGTCTGCAGCACAAAACGCTGCATCCACCCCTTCGAGGAAGGGGAATAAAACCGCCAGAAAAAACTTGGATGCCTGGCTCCTGTTGAGTTCAGAAACCAAGCATCCAATTGTATATAGTTTTTTATTAATTTTTGTGTCTACTTGACATGGGGCAGTTCATGCGAGGGGAATTAATTATATGTTAGAAGATAATGAGTTATTTTGCCAATTTCAATATATTCAAAACATCTTCTTTATACAGCTTTACAAAGTTTCCTAACGGCCCTTTCTCTGTTGCTTTTTCCGCCATTTCTTCAAATCTATCATCTGGAACTTTCAATTCTTTCAGCGTCAAAGGCAAATTCAAACTTTCTTTATAATAATTTTCAAGTCTTTTTATGCCCTCTAAAGCAGTCTTTTCTAAGTTAAAGAAATCTGGTTCTACGTTCCAAACTCTTGTTGCATACTGAGCGAATCTGTTAATATCGTGCCTGTATACGTATTTCATCCAAGCTGGGAATAATACAGCTAAACCCGCTCCATGAGCAACATCGTATATTCCACTTACTTCGTGTTCTATATCGTGGGTAGCCCAATCTTCTTCTCTTCCAGTACCTAATAAACCGTTGTGAGCTACTGTGCCAGCCCACATAATCTCTGCTCTGACATTATAATTGTGTGGATCTTCTAAAGCCAAAGGAGCGTTGTGGATTATAGTTCTCATAGTAGCTTCACTCAATCTATCAGTTAAATCTACATTTTTAGTATTTGTAAAGTATCTTTCCATGACATGTGTTAACATATCAACCGTTCCGACGGCCGTTTGAAAAGGAGGTAATGAATAAGTCAGTTCTGGATTCATGATGGTGAATTTTGGTCGAAGAATATCATAATTGATAGCTCGTTTGTACCATCCTTCTTCTTTTGTAATAACTGAACCCATACTTGCTTCGCTTCCTGCAGCTGGAATAGTTAGAATAACTCCTACAGATAAGGCGTCTTTCAAAGTACCTTTGCCTTCATAGAGTTCCCAAACGTCTCCTTCATATTTTACTCCTGCAGCTATTGCTTTGGAAGAGTCTATTACACTACCGCCTCCAACAGCAAGAATGAAGTTAATTTTTTCTTTTTTACAAATTTCTATTCCCTTTTTTACCAAACTTAATCTAGGATTAGGTTGTACCCCTCCTAGTTCAACAAAATCGACTCCCGCTTTTTTCAAGGATTCTACCACTATATCATAAAGACCTATTTTTTTAATACTACCTTGACCATAATGCAGCAAAATTTTGTCTGATAACTTTTTTACCTCTTCTCCAACTTTTTCTTCGGTGTTCTTTCCGAAAATAATCTTTGTTGGACTCACAAATTGAAAATTAAGCATGTAAAATACCTCCTTTATCTCTAACTTTTAGAATTAATTTGAATTTACATAAGATTTTGATCTTTCGGGAAAAAGGTTGTTTATAACTTCTTTTACCGTAGAAATTCTATTAATCTTATAACCGTTTTCTCCGCTGAACACAAAGCCTTCATCTAAATTTCCCTTTGCAGCATTGAGTAATGCTTGAGCAATGCAATAAGGTGTTTCAAGAAAGTTGCAAGTTTTTATGCAATGGTAAGGACATTTAAATGGTTTTTTAATACCCTTTTCCACGTCTTCAATGAATTTATTTCGAACGGCTCTTCCTGGAAGGCCGACAGGACTTTTAATTATTGTAATATCTTCTTTCTTTGCATTTATAAGGGTTTTTTTAAAATTAATATTTGCATCACATTCTTCAGTGGCGATAAAAGGGGTCCCGACTTGAATTCCGCTTGCTCCTAATGAAAACATCTCTTTTACTTTTTCTGAAGAATCTATCCCTCCTGCAGCTATTACTGGAACTTCTTTTCCGTAGTTTTTTTTGATTTCATCACAGAATTTTTTTATTTGGGGAATAGTTGCTTCTATTTGAAATTCAGGTTTTCTTAAATCTTCTTTTTTATAACCAAGGTGCCCACCAGCTTTAGGTCCTTCTACTACAAAAGCATCAGGAATATAATTATATTTTCCCCACCATCTTTTAAATATTATCTGTGCAGCTTTTAGAGATGAAACAATTGGAACTAATCGTGTTTTTGATTTTTCTTCAAGAAATTCAGGTAAACTTAATGGTAAACCTGCACCAGATATAATCAAATCTATCTCTTCTTTTATTGATGTCATAACTAAATCTTTATAATCAGTTAAGACAGTCATTATATTTACTCCTATAATTCCTTTAGATTTTTCTCTAGCTCTTCGAATTACCCTTTTTAGGCCTTCTGCATTCTTTTCGCTATATTTTTTAGCTTGAACGTTTTCAACAAGTCCAATACCTGCAGTACCTATTATACCTATTCCACCTTCATTTGCAACCGCTGCAACTAAATTATCGAGTGAGACGCCTACAGACATCCCCCCTTGTATTAAAGGTATCTTTGGAATCAATCCATTTATATTTAATTTGTTTATAAAATTCACTCTCCTTTTCCTTTAGAATCTTTTTCTTAAATTATATCATTATAATGTGTAC
Proteins encoded in this region:
- a CDS encoding nitronate monooxygenase family protein; this encodes MNFINKLNINGLIPKIPLIQGGMSVGVSLDNLVAAVANEGGIGIIGTAGIGLVENVQAKKYSEKNAEGLKRVIRRAREKSKGIIGVNIMTVLTDYKDLVMTSIKEEIDLIISGAGLPLSLPEFLEEKSKTRLVPIVSSLKAAQIIFKRWWGKYNYIPDAFVVEGPKAGGHLGYKKEDLRKPEFQIEATIPQIKKFCDEIKKNYGKEVPVIAAGGIDSSEKVKEMFSLGASGIQVGTPFIATEECDANINFKKTLINAKKEDITIIKSPVGLPGRAVRNKFIEDVEKGIKKPFKCPYHCIKTCNFLETPYCIAQALLNAAKGNLDEGFVFSGENGYKINRISTVKEVINNLFPERSKSYVNSN
- a CDS encoding iron-containing alcohol dehydrogenase, which encodes MLNFQFVSPTKIIFGKNTEEKVGEEVKKLSDKILLHYGQGSIKKIGLYDIVVESLKKAGVDFVELGGVQPNPRLSLVKKGIEICKKEKINFILAVGGGSVIDSSKAIAAGVKYEGDVWELYEGKGTLKDALSVGVILTIPAAGSEASMGSVITKEEGWYKRAINYDILRPKFTIMNPELTYSLPPFQTAVGTVDMLTHVMERYFTNTKNVDLTDRLSEATMRTIIHNAPLALEDPHNYNVRAEIMWAGTVAHNGLLGTGREEDWATHDIEHEVSGIYDVAHGAGLAVLFPAWMKYVYRHDINRFAQYATRVWNVEPDFFNLEKTALEGIKRLENYYKESLNLPLTLKELKVPDDRFEEMAEKATEKGPLGNFVKLYKEDVLNILKLAK